The proteins below are encoded in one region of Canis lupus dingo isolate Sandy chromosome 30, ASM325472v2, whole genome shotgun sequence:
- the LOC125754016 gene encoding formin-2-like: MRLSCVEPAKVPRRNQRLRPPRPRAGPLRGPRRPAATRPPPHPDPRRTQGALLLPQTLAPLPAPADPSAPVLTRLPATDTAPRGGSTSLRPPPPHSPYADTEACPLGLFPRLPAAGTDRGPPHPRARTPQPTPADTAPSPQPLPHRPRPSLTRLPALAQPNLPSATPDSHPINARLPRAVTNQRRARTGNRVGPHPRPTAGSSRSLFYLAVLPTSALAHLARSQAERRGLWEPHPWRLRLGPPSPPPPAASSLRLSCSPVGTRSLSRSSLHSGPHFGSSFAPSSGPQTSWLHPPSPFLPCASSRSGIE; the protein is encoded by the exons ATGAGACTG AGTTGCGTGGAACCCGCGAAGGTCCCCAGGAGGAACCAACGCCTGAGACCCCCGCGTCCTCGCGCCGGCCCTCTCCGGGGTCCCCGCCGGCCCGCAGCGACCCGCCCCCCTCCTCACCCAGACCCGCGCCGCACGCAGGGCGCCCTCCTCCTCCCGCAAACCCTCGCCCCGCTCCCGGCTCCCGCGGACCCCTCGGCGCCTGTCCTCACGCGGCTCCCGGCCACCGACACCGCGCCCCGAGGCGGCTCCACCAGCCTTCGCCCGCCCCCGCCTCACTCTCCCTACGCTGACACCGAGGCCTGCCCGCTGGGCCTCTTTCCCAGGCTGCCCGCAGCCGGCACGGACCGCGGCCCTCCGCACCCCCGCGCCCgcaccccccagcccacccccgcGGATaccgcccccagcccccagccactCCCCCACCGCCCCCGGCCCTCGCTCACCCGCCTCCCTGCGCTCGCGCAGCCGAACCTGCCGTCAGCGACCCCTGACAGCCACCCAATCAACGCGCGGCTTCCCCGAGCTGTCACCAATCAGCGGAGGGCGCGCACCGGCAACAGA GTGGGCCCGCATCCCCGGCCTACGGCGGGGAGCTCCCGGTCCCTATTCTACCTGGCGGTGCTTCCCACCTCTGCCCTCGCACACCTAGCGCGGTCGCAGGCGGAAAGGCGGGGCCTGTGGGAGCCCCACCCCTGGAGACTGCGGCTGgggcctccctctcctccaccgcCCGCCGCTAGCTCATTGCGCCTCTCCTGCAGTCCGGTTGGAACccgctccctctcccgctccAGCCTCCACTCCGGCCCCCATTTCGGCTCCAGCTTCGCACCCAGTTCCGGCCCTCAGACCTCCTGGTTGCACCCTCCCTCCCCGTTCCTGCCCTGCGCCAGCTCCCGCTCCGGGATTGAATAG